In Calditrichota bacterium, a single window of DNA contains:
- a CDS encoding amidophosphoribosyltransferase, which translates to MLLSSIDKPLCNCGIVGVYGHPEAARLVYLCLYALQHRGQESAGIAASDFVRMRRHAGLGLVADVFSDASILSALAGSLAIGHNRYSTTGSTQLANAQPIVVNAHDGPLAIAHNGNLVNSGSCRRRLVQDGAIFQTSTDTEVILHLIARSKRETLVERLVEALGQVQGAYSLVLMNRTQLIAVRDPRGFRPLSLGQKDDAYVVASETCAMDLIGAQYLREVEPGEVLVIDRDGLHSLRLPEQAPRAACIFEFIYFSRPDSKIFDENVDKCRRKLGKTLALEHPAEADIVIAVPDSSNTAAVGYSRRSEIKFELGLIRNHYIGRTFIHPEQDVRDFSVRVKFNPVRGVLEGRRVVIVEDSIVRGTTLKHLVGMVRAAGAKEVHVRVSSPPIISPCYYGMDFPTRDELIACSRTVEEIRQFIRADTLGYLSMEGMLASVPQERGGYCHACFDGNYPLPPECVSKFQHEQEYWVPHQ; encoded by the coding sequence ATGCTCTTATCGTCGATTGACAAACCTCTCTGCAACTGTGGAATCGTCGGGGTCTACGGACATCCTGAGGCTGCCCGACTGGTCTACCTTTGCCTATACGCCCTGCAACATCGCGGGCAGGAGAGTGCCGGCATAGCCGCCAGCGACTTTGTGCGCATGCGCCGGCACGCGGGATTGGGTCTTGTCGCCGACGTGTTTTCCGACGCTTCCATTTTGTCGGCCCTTGCCGGCTCGTTAGCAATCGGGCACAATCGCTATTCCACCACCGGCTCTACGCAGCTTGCCAATGCCCAGCCGATCGTGGTGAATGCCCACGACGGCCCCCTGGCCATTGCCCACAATGGCAATTTGGTCAACTCGGGTTCTTGTCGACGGCGACTGGTGCAAGATGGCGCCATCTTCCAGACCAGTACCGACACCGAGGTCATCCTGCACCTGATCGCTCGCTCCAAGCGGGAAACTTTGGTGGAGCGCCTGGTGGAAGCGCTCGGTCAGGTGCAAGGCGCCTACTCGCTGGTCCTAATGAACCGCACCCAGCTCATTGCCGTGCGCGATCCGCGAGGCTTCCGGCCGCTGTCCTTGGGGCAGAAGGACGACGCCTACGTGGTCGCCTCGGAGACCTGCGCGATGGATTTGATAGGGGCACAGTACCTCAGGGAAGTGGAGCCCGGCGAGGTGCTGGTCATCGACCGCGACGGGCTGCACAGCCTTCGGCTGCCAGAGCAGGCACCACGCGCCGCCTGCATCTTTGAGTTCATCTACTTCTCGCGTCCTGATAGCAAGATCTTTGACGAGAACGTCGACAAGTGCCGGCGCAAGTTGGGCAAGACGCTCGCCTTGGAGCATCCGGCAGAGGCCGACATTGTCATCGCCGTGCCGGACTCCAGCAACACTGCGGCCGTTGGCTATTCGCGGCGCTCGGAAATCAAGTTCGAGCTGGGGCTAATTCGCAACCATTACATCGGCCGCACCTTTATCCACCCGGAGCAGGACGTACGCGACTTTAGTGTGCGGGTCAAATTTAACCCGGTGCGCGGGGTCCTGGAGGGGCGCAGGGTAGTGATTGTGGAGGATTCCATCGTGCGCGGCACCACGCTGAAACACCTCGTGGGCATGGTGCGCGCCGCCGGGGCAAAGGAAGTCCACGTCCGCGTCAGCTCGCCGCCCATCATTTCCCCTTGTTACTACGGCATGGACTTCCCCACGCGGGATGAGCTCATCGCCTGCTCGCGCACCGTGGAGGAGATCCGCCAATTCATTCGTGCCGACACGCTCGGCTATCTCTCCATGGAGG
- a CDS encoding HDIG domain-containing protein — MTRDEAYRLAESCFSNRNLFKHVLAVEAVMRALAAHFGQDVERWGLAGLLHDLDYEETAQTPARHGLRTVELLAGYDVDAEIIHAIKSHNNHVPRESLMDKAIYAADPVTGLIVAAALMHPSKKLAELDVPFILRRFKEKAFAKGANREQIRTCEEFGLALDEFLGLALKAMQGIHEELGL, encoded by the coding sequence ATGACCAGAGACGAGGCATATCGCCTGGCAGAGTCGTGCTTCTCCAACCGCAACCTTTTCAAGCATGTCCTGGCCGTGGAAGCGGTGATGCGGGCACTGGCAGCACATTTTGGCCAGGACGTGGAAAGATGGGGTCTTGCCGGCCTTCTCCATGACCTTGACTACGAGGAGACTGCCCAAACACCTGCCCGGCATGGTTTGCGCACAGTGGAGCTCCTGGCTGGCTATGACGTGGACGCCGAGATCATTCACGCCATCAAGAGCCACAACAATCATGTGCCGCGGGAAAGCCTGATGGACAAAGCCATCTACGCAGCCGATCCGGTCACCGGGCTGATCGTCGCCGCGGCCCTCATGCATCCGAGCAAGAAGCTGGCCGAGTTAGATGTGCCTTTCATTCTTCGGCGGTTCAAGGAAAAAGCCTTCGCCAAAGGGGCTAACAGGGAGCAGATCAGGACTTGTGAAGAGTTCGGCTTGGCGCTGGACGAGTTCTTGGGGCTGGCGCTCAAGGCCATGCAAGGCATTCATGAGGAGCTGGGCCTGTAG